TCTTCATCATCAGGGTAAGCACCGCGAAACTCCCCGCCATGTAGCAGATGACCGGCAGGGTCATGTGCCACGCATGGTCGCGGAGGCGGCTCCAGAAGGTGAGGGTGTCGGCATCGGCGGAGGCAAATCCGCCGAGAGGAAAGAGGTTCCACAAGCCGTCCACCGTGCCGCAAAGCGCCGTCCGCAGCAGCATCGCAAGGGCGAACGAGGGCAGGGCGTAACCGATGAAGACCGCCACGCTTGAGGCGGCGTCAAAGCGGGTGCCGTGGCGCAGCGCCTTGGCGATGCCGAGCGGGATGCAGACGAGATACGAGAGCACGAAACCGGTGATGCCGAACCAGAGGGAAACGGGAAAGCGTGAGGCGATCAGATCCCAGGCCGTGCGGTTGGGAAAATCGTAGGAGGTCATCCGCAGGCCCATCCGGTCGCGCACGAGCCAGTTGACGTATTGG
This genomic stretch from Lentisphaerota bacterium harbors:
- a CDS encoding ABC transporter permease; this translates as MNRLFYLLRRLILAVPTFIGITLVCFALTRVLPGGPVEMRLLRMRGIGDSNTAAEARPGASITEDQRRTLNAKFGFDQPFLTQYVNWLVRDRMGLRMTSYDFPNRTAWDLIASRFPVSLWFGITGFVLSYLVCIPLGIAKALRHGTRFDAASSVAVFIGYALPSFALAMLLRTALCGTVDGLWNLFPLGGFASADADTLTFWSRLRDHAWHMTLPVICYMAGSFAVLTLMMK